Proteins from a genomic interval of Procambarus clarkii isolate CNS0578487 chromosome 45, FALCON_Pclarkii_2.0, whole genome shotgun sequence:
- the LOC138350350 gene encoding uncharacterized protein: MEGELNVAVDHTDLTPLDTPQLDAYTWHHLCLFLTTNTAYLYFNNTVYEMNLTDALPYDKEDREPEDVMVQLGDDINEFSGQLADVRFFRRNLSPDEVSRLYGCESGPMDYLSVREVSLTGEVRNASHPLGYMCLPLPNEFLALFSVNVDQESSKKFCQSLSGRLINRKDDMSAVSQEIYKSRDVNDDARMVWTEDMTDNEHGEAVYLIKRAFGEYHRKVIRNSSTVFSITACILPVRKKIFWIENTIKIFYFFPHRSQLILQSDDGEVILKSKCPLSDDHCLVLSHKGVLSAYTVLTQGHTILGRKRWVKYKTKTRYLATLSSCGTNSFTCDDGKCIDLFKRCDGRPHCLDQSDEGNICSPIQRRPSSYWHRACPVFRPEIDLYVKLDGVNQISLEKNEFTATLSVTISWRDHRLTFADLNNHIRSIETDTMRTIWVPGLDFSNARYEDNLHVRTKTEMLESFSAFATGKGRSQVINSYEVRLYDGTEVSISQKIQYLFTFSCDYDLFIFPFDTQECNMEIKLVGSQGCEPHWNVVNKKIYAKGDDSTISMYGISHIRFFYNMSTTYQDVMNLRLLFFRRFQAYLLTTFVPCIILYLLSELTLTHFRLDAFTDRITVTLSLLIVIASLFSQVTATLPSSPTPKFVDWFFFYCILRVSFIFFLHSTIGKRMRARHEVESRKNAAWVQMDKKDPKRRFKMPEIINNAGITIITLTDVVAFCLFVAWVVHDKNDKTRRFHALNVTGRFHSD, from the exons ATGGAGGGCGAGCTGAACGTGGCCGTCGACCACACGGACCTGACGCCCCTCGACACGCCCCAGCTGGACGCCTACACCTGGCAccatctctgtctcttcctcactaccaacaccgcttacCTCTACTTCAATAACACCGTCTACGAGATGAACCTCACTGACGCTCTGCCCTATGACAAAGAGGATAGGGAGCCGGAGGACGTCATGGTGCAACTGGGCGATGATATCAACGAGTTCTCCGGCCAGTTGGCGGACGTTCGGTTCTTCAGGAGGAACCTCAGTCCTGATGAGGTGTCGAGGCTGTACGGGTGTGAGAGCGGGCCTATGGATTACCTCAGCGTCCGTGAGGTGTCTCTGACAGGGGAGGTGCGCAATGCGTCCCATCCTCTAGGCTATATGTGTCTCCCACTTCCCAATGAATTTTTGGCTTTGTTCAGTGTTAACGTGGATCAAGAGAGTTCTAAGAAATTCTGTCAGTCACTGAGTGGTCGGCTGATTAACAGGAAAGATGACATGTCAGCTGTCAGTCAAGAGATTTATAAAAGTAGAGATGTAAATGATGATGCAAGGATGGTTTGGACAGAAGACATGACGGATAATGAACATGGCGAAGCCGTCTACCTCATCAAGAGAGCCTTCGGTGAATACCATCGCAAGGTGATACGGAACTCTTCAACTGTCTTCTCCATTACAGCCTGCATTCTCCCTGTTaggaaaaaaatattttggatagaAAATACAATCAAAATCTTCTACTTCTTCCCTCATCGAAGCCAGTTAATCCTGCAGTCAGACGATGGTGAAGTTATCTTAAAGTCCAAGTGTCCTCTCAGCGATGATCATTGCCTCGTCCTCAGCCACAAGGGTGTACTCTCAGCCTACACCGTTCTTACACAGGGTCATACAATCCTGGGAAGAAAACGCTGGGTCAAATATAAGACCAAAACGAGATATTTAGCGACGTTGTCTTCATGCGGGACAAACAGCTTCACCTGTGATGACGGAAAATGTATCGACCTGTTCAAGAGATGTGACGGTCGGCCTCACTGCCTCGACCAATCTGACGAAGGTAACATCTGTTCCCCCATACAGCGCCGTCCATCGTCCTACTGGCACAGGGCTTGCCCGGTGTTCAGACCTGAGATCGACTTGTATGTCAAACTTGATGGCGTCAATCAAATCTCCCTGGAGAAGAACGAATTTACTGCCACGCTGTCAGTCACAATCTCGTGGAGGGATCACAGACTCACCTTCGCTGATCTCAATAACCATATACGATCCATTGAGACTGATACCATGAGAACAATTTGGGTTCCAGGATTGGATTTCTCCAACGCCAGATACGAGGATAACCTCCACGTAAGGACCAAGACTGAAATGTTGGAGTCCTTCTCAGCGTTCGCTACGGGAAAAGGCAGGTCGCAGGTGATCAACAGCTATGAAG TTCGTTTATATGATGGAACCGAAGTTTCAATCAGTCAGAAGATCCAgtacctctttaccttctcctgcGATTACGACCTCTTCATATTTCCTTTCGACACACAAGAGTGCAACATGGAGATCAAGCTAGTTGGGTCACAGGGCTGCGAGCCACACTGGAATGTAGTCAATAAGAAGATCTATGCCAAAGGAGACGACTCCACGATCTCCATGTATGGCATCTCTCACATTCGTTTCTTTTACAACATGTCCACCACATACCAGGATGTGATGAATCTTAGACTGCTCTTCTTCAGGAGATTCCAGGCTTACCTCTTGACGACGTTTGTACCTTGTATCATCCTATATTTATTGTCGGAACTGACCCTCACACATTTCCGTCTCGACGCCTTCACCGACAGGATCACCGTGACGCTCTCCTTGCTCATCGTCATCGCCTCCCTCTTTTCCCAGGTCACGGCAACACTCCCAAGCTCGCCAACGCCCAAGTTCGTCGACTGGTTCTTCTTCTATTGTATCTTGAGGGTGAGCTTCATCTTCTTCCTGCACAGCACCATCGGCAAGAGGATGAGAGCCAGACACGAGGTAGAGTCCCGTAAGAATGCAGCTTGGGTTCAGATGGACAAGAAAGACCCGAAACGAAGGTTTAAGATGCCGGAAATTATCAACAACGCTGGCATCACCATCATTACCTTGACCGACGTCGTAGCGTTCTGCCTCTTCGTCGCGTGGGTCGTCCATGACAAGAACGACAAGACAAGGCGATTCCACGCTCTAAACGTTACCGGTCGCTTCCACAGCGACTAG